A single region of the Stenotrophomonas sp. Marseille-Q4652 genome encodes:
- the leuS gene encoding leucine--tRNA ligase yields MSSVEPNIYDPQQVESAAQKFWDNARAFEVDETSDKPKFYCLSMLPYPSGALHMGHVRNYTIGDVISRYKRMTGHNVLQPMGWDAFGLPAENAAIKNKTAPAKWTYKNIDHMRSQLKSLGYAIDWSREFATCTPDYYVHEQRMFTRLMRKGLAYRRNAVVNWDPVDNTVLANEQVIDGRGWRSGALVEKREIPQWFLRITDYAQELLDGLDELDGWPESVKTMQRNWIGRSEGLEIEFQVRDAAGSALDPLRVFTTRPDTLMGVSFVSIAGEHPLALHAAKNNPALAALLAELKQGGVSEAELETQEKRGMDTGLKAVHPVTGEQVPVWVANFVLMGYGTGAVMAVPAHDQRDFEFASKYSLPKKQVIVLKDPRNDEERSWTPDEWKDWYGDKTRQIELINSAEFDGLDFQGAFEALAERFERKGQGQRRVNYRLRDWGVSRQRYWGCPIPVIYCKSCGAVPVPEDQLPVLLPEDVVLEGTGSPIKADPEWRKCKCPECGADAERETDTFDTFMESSWYYARYTSPGAREAVDKRGNYWLPVDQYIGGIEHAILHLMYFRFFHKLLRDARMVDSNEPAKNLLCQGMVIAETFYRPNPDGSKDWFNPADVDVVRDERGRITGATLRSDGAPVVIGGTEKMSKSKNNGVDPQAMVAKYGADTVRLFSMFAAPPEQSLEWNEAGVDGMARFLRRLWSQVHRHAADGAAPALDVAALDAGQKAIRRKTHETIGKVGDDYGRRHSFNTAIAAVMELLNTLAKFDDASEQGRAVRQEALQAAVLLLNPITPHACHALWQVLGHGETLLEDQPFPQVDSSALVRDAITLAVQVNGKLRGTIEVAADATREQIEALGLAEPNAAKFLEGLTVRKVIIVPGKIVNIVAA; encoded by the coding sequence ATGTCCAGCGTCGAACCCAATATCTACGACCCGCAGCAGGTTGAATCGGCCGCCCAGAAGTTCTGGGATAACGCCCGTGCCTTCGAGGTCGACGAGACCTCCGACAAGCCCAAGTTCTACTGCCTGTCGATGCTCCCGTACCCGTCCGGTGCGCTGCACATGGGCCACGTGCGCAACTACACCATCGGTGACGTGATCAGCCGCTACAAGCGGATGACCGGCCACAACGTGCTGCAGCCGATGGGCTGGGACGCCTTCGGCCTGCCGGCCGAGAACGCGGCGATCAAGAACAAGACCGCCCCGGCCAAGTGGACCTACAAGAACATCGACCACATGCGCAGCCAGCTCAAATCGCTGGGTTACGCCATTGACTGGTCGCGCGAGTTCGCCACCTGCACGCCGGACTACTACGTCCACGAGCAGCGCATGTTCACCCGGCTGATGCGCAAGGGCCTGGCATACCGCCGCAACGCGGTGGTGAACTGGGATCCGGTGGACAACACCGTGCTGGCCAACGAGCAGGTCATCGACGGCCGCGGCTGGCGGTCGGGCGCGCTGGTGGAGAAGCGCGAGATCCCGCAGTGGTTCCTGCGCATCACCGACTATGCCCAGGAACTGCTGGACGGCCTGGACGAGCTCGATGGCTGGCCGGAATCGGTCAAGACCATGCAGCGCAACTGGATCGGCCGCTCCGAAGGCCTGGAGATCGAGTTCCAGGTGCGCGATGCCGCCGGCAGTGCGCTGGACCCGCTGCGCGTGTTCACCACCCGTCCGGATACCCTGATGGGCGTGAGCTTTGTTTCCATCGCCGGCGAGCACCCGCTGGCCCTGCACGCGGCGAAGAACAATCCGGCGCTGGCCGCGCTGCTGGCCGAGCTCAAGCAGGGCGGCGTGTCCGAGGCCGAGCTGGAGACCCAGGAAAAGCGCGGCATGGATACCGGCCTGAAGGCCGTGCATCCGGTCACCGGCGAGCAGGTGCCGGTGTGGGTCGCCAACTTCGTCCTGATGGGCTACGGCACCGGCGCGGTCATGGCCGTCCCCGCGCACGACCAGCGCGATTTCGAATTCGCCAGCAAGTACAGCCTGCCCAAGAAGCAGGTCATCGTGCTGAAGGATCCTCGCAACGACGAGGAGCGCAGCTGGACCCCGGACGAGTGGAAGGACTGGTACGGCGACAAGACCCGCCAGATCGAGCTCATCAACTCGGCCGAGTTTGACGGCCTGGACTTCCAGGGTGCCTTCGAGGCACTGGCCGAGCGCTTCGAGCGCAAGGGCCAGGGCCAGCGCCGCGTCAACTACCGCCTGCGCGACTGGGGCGTGAGCCGCCAGCGCTACTGGGGTTGCCCGATCCCGGTGATCTACTGCAAGAGCTGTGGCGCGGTGCCGGTGCCCGAGGACCAGCTGCCGGTGCTGCTGCCGGAGGACGTGGTGCTGGAAGGCACCGGTTCGCCGATCAAGGCTGACCCGGAATGGCGCAAGTGCAAGTGCCCCGAGTGCGGCGCTGACGCCGAGCGCGAGACCGACACCTTCGACACCTTCATGGAGTCGAGCTGGTACTACGCCCGCTACACCTCGCCGGGTGCGCGCGAGGCCGTGGACAAGCGCGGCAACTACTGGCTGCCGGTGGACCAGTACATCGGCGGCATCGAGCACGCGATCCTGCACCTGATGTACTTCCGCTTCTTCCACAAGCTGCTGCGCGACGCCCGCATGGTCGACAGCAACGAGCCGGCGAAGAACCTGCTGTGCCAGGGCATGGTCATCGCCGAGACCTTCTACCGTCCCAACCCGGACGGTTCCAAGGACTGGTTCAACCCGGCCGACGTGGACGTGGTGCGCGACGAGCGCGGCCGCATCACCGGCGCCACCCTGCGCAGCGACGGTGCGCCGGTGGTGATCGGTGGCACCGAGAAGATGTCCAAGTCCAAGAACAATGGCGTGGATCCGCAGGCGATGGTCGCCAAGTACGGCGCCGACACCGTGCGCCTGTTCTCGATGTTCGCCGCGCCGCCGGAACAGTCGCTGGAGTGGAACGAGGCCGGCGTGGATGGCATGGCGCGATTCCTGCGCCGCCTGTGGTCGCAGGTGCACAGGCACGCCGCCGATGGTGCCGCACCGGCACTGGACGTGGCCGCGCTGGACGCCGGGCAGAAGGCGATCCGCCGCAAGACCCACGAGACCATCGGCAAGGTCGGTGACGACTACGGCCGCCGCCACAGCTTCAACACCGCCATCGCCGCGGTGATGGAACTGCTCAACACCCTGGCCAAGTTCGACGACGCCAGTGAGCAGGGCCGTGCGGTGCGCCAGGAGGCCCTGCAGGCTGCGGTGCTGCTGCTCAACCCGATCACCCCGCATGCCTGCCATGCGCTGTGGCAGGTGCTGGGCCACGGCGAGACGCTGCTGGAAGACCAGCCGTTCCCGCAGGTCGACAGCAGCGCGCTGGTGCGTGATGCCATCACCCTGGCGGTGCAGGTCAACGGCAAGCTGCGCGGCACGATCGAAGTGGCCGCCGATGCGACCCGCGAGCAGATCGAAGCCCTGGGCCTGGCCGAACCGAACGCGGCCAAGTTCCTGGAAGGACTGACCGTGCGCAAGGTCATCATCGTGCCGGGCAAGATCGTCAACATCGTGGCGGCCTGA
- the lptE gene encoding LPS assembly lipoprotein LptE has protein sequence MTRFLLAIALAAGLSGCGFHLRNSLTLPADTPAVMVQSSTRYSELVKLLERGLRASGAEVASADDKVEGAARLQIRSERWGDLPIAIDAQGRAQEYSLRYATVFVFHRADGSVLVPEQVIELSRDYISQPVDVTGTTTEREILADELRREMSASILRRIDSVIRAQIEHGTAPASAGSSATPAQEPEQVQDGG, from the coding sequence ATGACCCGATTCCTGCTTGCCATCGCCCTTGCCGCCGGCCTGTCCGGCTGCGGTTTCCACCTGCGCAACTCGTTGACCCTGCCGGCGGACACGCCCGCGGTGATGGTCCAGTCCTCGACCCGTTACAGCGAACTGGTGAAGCTGCTCGAACGCGGCCTCCGTGCCTCAGGTGCGGAAGTGGCCTCCGCCGACGACAAGGTGGAAGGCGCTGCCCGCCTGCAGATCCGTTCCGAACGCTGGGGCGACCTGCCCATCGCCATCGATGCGCAGGGCCGTGCACAGGAATACAGCCTGCGCTACGCCACGGTATTCGTGTTCCATCGCGCCGACGGCAGCGTGCTGGTGCCCGAGCAGGTCATCGAGCTGTCGCGCGACTACATTTCCCAGCCGGTCGACGTGACCGGTACCACGACCGAGCGCGAGATCCTGGCTGATGAACTGCGCCGCGAGATGTCAGCCTCGATCCTGCGTCGCATCGACAGCGTGATCCGCGCGCAGATCGAACATGGCACCGCCCCGGCCTCGGCGGGTTCCAGCGCTACCCCGGCGCAGGAGCCGGAACAGGTCCAGGACGGTGGCTGA
- the holA gene encoding DNA polymerase III subunit delta — protein sequence MELRPEQLSSQVASQPLAPVYLVAGPEMLRVLEAADAVRARARAEGISEREVFDADGRDFDWNQLDSSFNAPSLFSARRLVEVRLPSGKPGKEGSEVISNFCARPPSDVVLLITAGEWSKAHQTKWFDAVAKAGVVSIAWAIKPHELSDWIDRRLRGKGLRADPAAVQRLAERVEGNLLAAAQEIDKLALLAEGKALDVATMESLVADAARYDVFRLAEAAFSGQPGAVMRMLAGLRAEGEAVAALMPIVVRELLLTAGLARVHARGGNLAAEMKGKGIWEARQAPFKRALQRHPEARRWERFVAEASRVDRIAKGRLEGDAWLALERLLVAVAEPRAVRLLARANA from the coding sequence ATGGAACTGCGTCCGGAACAGCTCAGCAGCCAGGTGGCCTCGCAGCCGCTGGCCCCGGTGTACCTGGTGGCGGGGCCGGAAATGCTGCGCGTGCTCGAGGCTGCCGATGCGGTGCGCGCCCGCGCCCGCGCCGAGGGCATCAGCGAGCGCGAGGTGTTCGACGCCGATGGTCGTGATTTCGACTGGAACCAGCTCGACTCCAGCTTCAATGCGCCCAGCCTGTTCAGTGCCCGCCGCCTGGTCGAGGTGCGCCTGCCCAGTGGCAAGCCGGGCAAGGAAGGATCCGAGGTCATCAGCAACTTCTGCGCGCGTCCCCCGTCTGACGTGGTCCTGCTGATCACCGCCGGCGAGTGGAGCAAGGCGCACCAGACCAAGTGGTTCGACGCGGTGGCCAAGGCCGGCGTGGTTTCCATCGCCTGGGCGATCAAGCCGCACGAGCTGTCGGACTGGATCGACCGCCGCCTGCGCGGCAAGGGCCTGCGCGCCGATCCCGCCGCGGTACAACGCCTGGCCGAGCGGGTGGAAGGCAACCTGCTGGCCGCCGCCCAGGAAATCGACAAGCTCGCCCTGCTGGCCGAAGGCAAGGCGCTGGACGTGGCGACGATGGAGTCGCTGGTCGCCGATGCCGCCCGTTATGACGTGTTCCGCCTGGCCGAAGCCGCGTTCTCCGGCCAGCCGGGCGCGGTGATGCGCATGCTCGCCGGCCTGCGTGCCGAGGGCGAGGCGGTAGCGGCACTGATGCCCATCGTCGTGCGCGAACTGCTGCTTACCGCCGGACTGGCGCGGGTCCACGCCCGCGGCGGCAACCTGGCCGCGGAGATGAAGGGCAAGGGCATCTGGGAGGCACGGCAGGCGCCGTTCAAGCGCGCGCTGCAGCGCCATCCCGAAGCGCGTCGCTGGGAGCGCTTCGTCGCCGAGGCCTCGCGCGTGGACCGCATCGCCAAGGGCCGGCTGGAAGGCGATGCGTGGCTGGCGCTGGAGCGCCTGCTGGTAGCCGTGGCCGAGCCGCGCGCGGTACGCCTGCTGGCCCGCGCCAACGCCTGA
- the nadD gene encoding nicotinate-nucleotide adenylyltransferase, with translation MAHGTDALMLFYGGTFDPVHLGHLAIARGARDALQVPVRLMPAADPPHRAPPGADAGQRARMLALAIAGEAGLLLDDRELQRAARDPGVPSWTVDTLLELRAMVGAEQSLALLLGADSLLGLPSWHRWEELFALTHFVVADRPGSELGAALPPALARRLQPAWTQEPRDLACSPAGCVWRLEQPLRTESATEVRRRIGAGGDWRSLLPAAVADYIADQRLYGFQAT, from the coding sequence ATGGCCCACGGCACCGACGCGCTGATGCTGTTCTACGGCGGCACTTTCGATCCCGTGCACCTGGGCCACCTGGCGATCGCCCGCGGCGCCCGCGATGCGCTGCAGGTTCCGGTGCGGTTGATGCCCGCGGCCGATCCGCCACATCGCGCGCCGCCCGGCGCCGATGCCGGGCAGCGGGCGCGGATGCTGGCGCTGGCCATTGCCGGCGAGGCCGGCCTGCTGCTGGATGATCGCGAGCTGCAGCGCGCCGCCCGCGATCCGGGTGTGCCCTCGTGGACGGTGGATACCCTGCTGGAGCTGCGCGCCATGGTCGGCGCGGAGCAGTCCCTGGCGCTGCTGCTGGGCGCCGACAGCCTGCTCGGGCTGCCGTCCTGGCATCGCTGGGAGGAGCTGTTCGCGCTCACCCATTTCGTGGTCGCCGACCGCCCGGGCAGCGAGCTGGGCGCGGCGCTGCCGCCGGCGCTGGCCCGGCGCCTGCAACCGGCGTGGACGCAGGAGCCCCGGGATCTCGCATGCAGCCCGGCCGGCTGCGTATGGCGTCTGGAACAGCCGCTGCGGACCGAATCGGCAACCGAGGTCCGCCGCCGCATAGGCGCTGGCGGCGACTGGCGGTCGCTGCTGCCAGCCGCGGTGGCCGACTACATCGCCGACCAGCGTCTGTATGGCTTCCAGGCTACGTGA
- the rsfS gene encoding ribosome silencing factor: MITEAHVIKTQLPSPPPSVPALLASVHGALDELKAKDPVEIDVRGKSSVADFLVVVSGTSSRHVKAIADEVVKFAKNLGVMPLGVEGEREAEWVLVDLGDVIVHVMLPRVREFYALERLWTVGDQPPSIEDEPAAG, encoded by the coding sequence TTGATTACCGAAGCCCACGTCATCAAGACCCAACTCCCCAGCCCACCGCCGTCGGTGCCGGCCCTCCTGGCCTCCGTGCACGGCGCACTGGACGAACTCAAGGCCAAGGACCCCGTCGAGATCGATGTGCGCGGCAAGTCCAGCGTCGCCGATTTCCTGGTGGTGGTGTCCGGTACTTCCAGCCGCCACGTCAAGGCGATTGCCGACGAAGTGGTGAAGTTCGCCAAGAACCTGGGCGTGATGCCGCTGGGCGTGGAAGGCGAGCGCGAGGCCGAGTGGGTGCTGGTGGACCTGGGCGACGTGATCGTCCACGTCATGCTGCCGCGCGTGCGCGAGTTCTATGCGCTCGAGCGACTGTGGACGGTGGGCGACCAGCCGCCGTCGATCGAAGACGAGCCGGCCGCGGGCTGA
- the rlmH gene encoding 23S rRNA (pseudouridine(1915)-N(3))-methyltransferase RlmH has protein sequence MKAKLIATGERAPSWVAQGFSEYQKRLSHWLPLELVEIEPGLRGKGRDPRRAIEDEGRRVLAALPKNAYVVALDVPGRQLSSEQLAQRLEHWRSQGRDLAFLIGGPEGHSPEVSALADEKWSIGPLTLPHMLVRLVVAEQLYRAAAMLANHPYHRA, from the coding sequence ATGAAGGCCAAACTGATCGCCACCGGCGAACGCGCCCCGTCCTGGGTGGCGCAGGGATTTTCCGAGTACCAGAAGCGGCTGTCGCACTGGCTGCCGCTGGAGCTGGTCGAGATCGAGCCCGGCCTGCGCGGCAAGGGGCGTGATCCCAGGCGCGCCATCGAGGACGAGGGACGCCGGGTGCTGGCGGCACTGCCCAAGAATGCCTACGTGGTGGCGCTGGACGTGCCGGGCCGCCAGCTCAGTTCCGAGCAACTGGCGCAGCGGCTGGAGCACTGGCGCAGCCAGGGGCGTGACCTGGCGTTCCTGATCGGGGGCCCGGAAGGACATTCGCCCGAGGTCTCGGCACTGGCTGACGAGAAATGGTCGATCGGGCCGTTGACCCTGCCGCACATGCTGGTGCGGCTGGTGGTGGCCGAACAGCTGTACCGCGCCGCCGCGATGCTGGCCAACCACCCTTACCACCGCGCCTGA
- a CDS encoding TonB family protein, giving the protein MMVRTQPYASPQRFDPARVLAMSTAIALHVLAAGLLLVPLSRTPLPVDPARTEVRWVIPDVVVTTPPPPRQIAPVVAPVVPPAPALAPVQIEAPAVPVFAVEAKISEPAEETAVPGIDVAPAGPAMDVPASGVQLRYLRAPAPAYPAAALRAGQQGTVVLKVLVDVDGSPLRVDIERSSGHRSLDLAARIQVLRQWKFQPATDGGRAVQAVGLVPVDFSLQ; this is encoded by the coding sequence ATCATGGTTCGCACGCAGCCCTACGCCAGTCCGCAACGCTTCGATCCCGCCCGCGTGCTCGCCATGAGTACGGCCATCGCCCTGCACGTGCTCGCCGCAGGTTTGCTGCTGGTTCCCCTTTCGAGAACGCCGTTGCCGGTGGATCCGGCACGCACCGAGGTGCGCTGGGTGATTCCGGACGTCGTCGTGACCACCCCGCCCCCGCCCCGGCAGATCGCACCGGTCGTCGCACCCGTGGTTCCGCCGGCGCCCGCACTGGCACCGGTCCAGATCGAGGCACCCGCGGTCCCGGTGTTTGCCGTGGAGGCGAAGATTTCGGAGCCGGCCGAGGAAACCGCGGTCCCCGGCATCGACGTCGCCCCGGCGGGCCCGGCCATGGACGTCCCGGCAAGCGGAGTGCAGCTGCGTTACCTGCGCGCGCCGGCACCGGCATATCCAGCCGCCGCCCTGCGCGCCGGCCAGCAGGGCACGGTGGTGCTCAAGGTGCTGGTGGATGTGGACGGTTCACCGCTGCGGGTGGACATCGAGCGCAGCAGCGGCCATCGCTCGCTCGACCTGGCTGCCCGCATCCAGGTGCTGCGCCAGTGGAAGTTCCAGCCCGCCACCGATGGCGGCCGCGCGGTGCAGGCCGTAGGCCTGGTGCCGGTGGATTTCTCGCTGCAGTAA
- a CDS encoding TonB-dependent receptor yields the protein MKSIKRSMLSLALGMCIAGSAWAADPGSLRISINGADGRPVAGAEVRVSSPDSLVSKSGVTGADGTVRLQGLDPATNYTVQISADGYNEYTASNVAVVSGRNLSLGYNLGGGSSSANATNLDAVLVTGSSLAAIDTTSATVGSTLTLEMVESLPTGRNYQSYLQLVPGVKPSAGGNPSSKSGVNYSDIGGAAGTSSDNIYLIDGVDVTDSNTGTFGANFNSEIIQEQQVITGGVPAEYAGGSGLISKVITKSGSDEWHGSLNYYLQNDSLVNKDKHDESGGFSTYDTAFTLGGPIIKEKLWFFASYQKKYREDDVLDPSTGEAMRSVDNDGRYAFFKTTWQITENDRLAATFFNDPTEISGSRVATTLNNRDFARKQGGDNYKLEYTRDWGPLLLNVYGFRHEGELSDIPAKQDVSLNNVAFFNSPATLAQRSQGGGGTALITERNRDEYGLSLEYYLDTSWGTHTIKGGFSYSENEYFEDSLITGPDKARYASIAAANAGVTLGQFFGPGWSGTRSISSSDYSRLINDTGRPGVGNSTAADRAYFLSVVDRNGDGVVSVDELNAYQFTSTAGNPTGQVNNYRIVEATAAPFSVFTKGRTAYLQDTWTINQWTVNAGVRAEEWTHSDSKGGQSAKFDWEFAPRLSVVYDLFGDGRSKVFGFFGRYYDPIRTNMADFAGNLTGPELHEQIFIGDRWLTFRVRGGEKTPDALFAPSTKTPYTDEFMLGASHTIGTDLSLSVTYTRRDTKDILEDYDLALYSDPTVPVGSHGVAHPGSMFYLPYSYFGYDGAPNSNYVIGTLAGGKREYQGLEVTLQKYKSNNWQGMLSYTYNDAHGNTNSDSNADFQGDWLAIDPRAPNMWGRQPGNIEHQFKAWGSYEFDFGLELSAVFNWNSGIIYSRSQLISGRYLPVMGDEYEYDGIYDTWVLPNSIGAETGPSYYTLDVRAKYVKELPVGQLEFFVDIFNVLNKQSATSHMALVDGNGVYDFGQPNDWVEPRRAYLGVRYSF from the coding sequence GTGAAAAGTATCAAGCGCAGCATGCTCAGCCTGGCGCTGGGCATGTGCATTGCCGGTTCCGCATGGGCTGCCGACCCGGGCAGCCTGCGCATCAGCATCAACGGTGCCGACGGCAGGCCTGTCGCCGGTGCCGAGGTCAGGGTCAGCTCGCCTGACAGCCTGGTCAGCAAGAGCGGCGTCACCGGTGCCGACGGCACGGTGCGCCTGCAGGGCCTGGATCCGGCCACCAACTACACCGTGCAGATCTCGGCAGATGGCTACAACGAGTACACCGCTTCCAACGTGGCGGTCGTCTCCGGCCGCAACCTTAGCCTGGGCTACAACCTCGGCGGCGGCAGTTCCAGTGCTAACGCGACCAATCTGGATGCCGTGCTCGTCACTGGCTCCTCGCTGGCCGCCATCGACACCACCTCCGCCACCGTCGGCTCCACGCTGACCCTGGAGATGGTGGAATCGCTGCCGACCGGCCGTAACTACCAGAGCTACCTGCAGCTGGTCCCGGGCGTGAAGCCCAGCGCCGGCGGCAACCCGTCCTCCAAGTCCGGCGTCAATTACAGCGACATCGGCGGCGCCGCGGGTACCTCGAGCGACAACATCTACCTGATCGACGGCGTCGACGTCACCGACAGCAACACCGGTACCTTTGGCGCGAACTTCAACTCGGAGATCATCCAGGAGCAGCAGGTCATCACTGGTGGCGTGCCGGCCGAATATGCGGGTGGGTCGGGCTTGATCTCCAAGGTCATCACCAAGTCCGGTAGCGACGAGTGGCACGGCTCGCTCAACTACTACCTGCAGAACGACAGCCTGGTGAACAAGGACAAGCACGACGAGTCCGGCGGCTTCTCCACCTATGACACCGCCTTTACCCTGGGTGGCCCGATCATCAAGGAGAAGCTTTGGTTCTTCGCGTCCTACCAGAAGAAGTACCGCGAGGACGACGTGCTCGACCCGAGCACGGGCGAGGCGATGCGCTCGGTCGACAACGACGGTCGCTACGCGTTCTTCAAGACCACCTGGCAGATCACCGAGAATGATCGCCTGGCCGCGACCTTCTTCAACGACCCGACCGAGATCAGCGGTTCGCGCGTTGCCACGACCCTCAACAACCGCGACTTCGCGCGCAAGCAGGGCGGTGACAACTACAAGCTCGAATACACCCGTGACTGGGGTCCGCTGCTGCTGAACGTCTATGGCTTCCGCCACGAGGGCGAGCTGAGCGACATCCCGGCCAAGCAGGACGTTTCGCTCAACAATGTCGCCTTCTTCAACTCGCCGGCGACCCTAGCGCAGCGTAGCCAGGGTGGCGGCGGCACCGCTCTGATCACCGAGCGCAACCGCGACGAGTACGGCCTGAGCCTGGAATACTACCTGGACACCTCCTGGGGTACGCACACGATCAAGGGCGGCTTCTCCTACTCGGAGAACGAGTACTTCGAGGATTCGTTGATCACCGGTCCGGACAAGGCGCGCTATGCGTCGATCGCCGCGGCCAATGCGGGCGTCACCCTGGGCCAGTTCTTCGGTCCGGGGTGGTCCGGCACCCGCTCCATCTCCAGCAGTGACTACTCGCGCCTGATCAACGACACCGGCCGTCCGGGTGTGGGCAACTCGACCGCAGCCGACCGCGCCTACTTCCTGAGCGTGGTGGACCGAAATGGCGATGGCGTGGTCTCGGTGGACGAACTTAATGCCTACCAGTTCACCAGCACGGCGGGCAACCCGACCGGCCAGGTCAACAACTACCGCATCGTCGAGGCCACGGCCGCGCCGTTCTCGGTGTTCACCAAGGGCCGCACCGCGTACCTGCAGGACACCTGGACCATCAACCAGTGGACGGTCAACGCCGGTGTCCGTGCCGAGGAGTGGACCCACTCCGACTCCAAGGGCGGGCAGTCGGCCAAGTTCGACTGGGAATTCGCCCCGCGCCTGAGCGTGGTGTATGACCTGTTCGGCGACGGCCGCTCCAAGGTGTTCGGCTTCTTCGGTCGTTACTACGATCCGATCCGCACCAACATGGCCGACTTCGCAGGCAACCTCACCGGTCCGGAGCTGCACGAGCAGATCTTCATCGGTGACCGCTGGCTCACCTTCCGCGTCCGCGGCGGCGAGAAGACCCCCGATGCACTGTTCGCACCGTCCACCAAGACCCCGTATACCGACGAGTTCATGCTGGGTGCCTCGCACACCATCGGTACCGACCTCAGCCTGTCGGTGACCTACACCCGTCGCGACACCAAGGACATCCTGGAGGACTACGACCTGGCGCTGTACTCCGACCCGACCGTGCCAGTCGGCTCGCATGGCGTGGCCCACCCGGGTTCGATGTTCTACCTGCCGTACTCGTATTTCGGCTACGACGGGGCGCCGAACTCGAACTACGTGATCGGTACCCTGGCCGGCGGCAAACGTGAGTACCAGGGCCTGGAAGTCACCCTGCAGAAGTACAAGAGCAACAACTGGCAGGGCATGCTGTCCTACACCTACAACGACGCCCACGGCAACACCAACTCCGACTCCAACGCGGACTTCCAGGGTGACTGGCTGGCCATCGACCCGCGTGCTCCCAACATGTGGGGACGCCAGCCGGGCAACATTGAGCACCAGTTCAAGGCCTGGGGCTCGTACGAGTTCGATTTCGGCCTCGAGCTGAGCGCGGTGTTCAACTGGAACAGCGGCATCATCTACAGCCGCTCGCAGCTGATCTCCGGACGCTACCTGCCGGTGATGGGTGACGAGTACGAGTACGACGGCATCTATGACACGTGGGTGCTGCCGAACAGCATCGGCGCCGAAACCGGTCCGTCGTACTACACGCTGGATGTGCGCGCGAAGTACGTCAAGGAGCTGCCGGTTGGCCAGCTGGAGTTCTTCGTCGACATCTTCAATGTGCTGAACAAGCAGTCGGCCACCAGCCACATGGCCCTGGTCGACGGCAATGGCGTGTATGACTTCGGCCAGCCCAACGACTGGGTCGAGCCGCGTCGTGCCTACCTGGGCGTGCGTTACTCGTTCTGA
- a CDS encoding SIMPL domain-containing protein → MRRRSITPVLFALSLALGAAVAAHAQTTAPAVGIAADATLLNVSAQAEASRVPDVATLSAGVVTQAADGNAAMRQNAEQMARVVAAIRKAGIAERDVQTSGINLNPQYRYAENEAPKITGYQASNTVNVKVRDIARLGQVLDVLAAQGANQINGPSFQIDDPEPVQDEARVAALKKAQARAETYARSLGLRVRRIVSISEGGGGGFHPVPVMAMAKADRLESTPVAPGETTLSVSLDVVFELGR, encoded by the coding sequence ATGCGCCGCCGATCCATCACCCCCGTGCTGTTCGCCCTGTCCCTTGCCCTGGGAGCTGCCGTGGCCGCCCACGCGCAGACCACGGCGCCCGCCGTTGGCATTGCCGCCGACGCCACCTTGTTGAACGTCTCCGCCCAGGCCGAGGCCAGCCGCGTGCCGGACGTGGCCACGCTGTCGGCCGGCGTGGTCACCCAGGCCGCCGACGGCAACGCCGCCATGCGCCAGAACGCAGAGCAGATGGCGAGGGTGGTGGCCGCGATCCGCAAGGCCGGCATCGCCGAGCGCGACGTGCAGACCAGCGGCATCAACCTCAACCCGCAGTACCGCTACGCCGAGAACGAGGCACCGAAGATCACCGGCTACCAGGCCAGCAATACGGTCAACGTGAAGGTCCGCGACATCGCCAGACTGGGCCAGGTGCTCGACGTACTTGCCGCGCAGGGCGCCAACCAGATCAATGGCCCCAGCTTCCAGATCGATGACCCGGAGCCGGTGCAGGATGAAGCCCGTGTGGCAGCCCTGAAGAAGGCCCAGGCCCGTGCCGAGACCTATGCCAGGTCGCTGGGCCTGCGCGTGCGCCGCATCGTCAGCATTTCCGAAGGCGGTGGCGGCGGCTTCCATCCGGTCCCGGTGATGGCCATGGCCAAGGCGGACCGTCTCGAATCCACGCCGGTGGCGCCGGGCGAAACCACGCTGTCGGTGAGCCTGGACGTGGTGTTCGAACTGGGCCGTTGA